DNA sequence from the Antennarius striatus isolate MH-2024 chromosome 3, ASM4005453v1, whole genome shotgun sequence genome:
tttgaaaacattCCATGATGATGCATGTTTGCCATCACGAAAACTAAGGTGTATATTGTACTTCAGTAAAATAATCTCTTCCGTGTTCAAATTATGAAATGTCCAGGTCATCATGACCCACCTTGTGTCAGTAATGTTATGCATTTCTTACAAAGTCTTGATGTCTTTTGACTTCAAATAGGTGCTGGAGAGTTTTAAGATCATGGATTACAGCCTGCTGCTTGGTGTGCATGTCCTGGACCAGAGccagagagatggaggtgagCCGGGCCAAGCAGGGGGTGATGGGAGGAGACCTGTGGGTCAAAGGGTGCTGTACTCCACCGCAATGGAATCAATCCAGGGAGATGGCAAAGCTGCTGAAGCCCTCACCACAGATGACACGTGAGTTAGTtcggctgattttttttttttttcattttatgcatACATATTTGAGAATACACGCCTCCCTGTCTGTCACATCCAACTTTCAGTTCCAGACATACAGTAGTTATACAACCAAGCTAAGACTGGGAACAAGTATAGTGTGTACACAGTCAGGTTTTTATGTAACCATGGCTACACAAATACAAACCCAGCCACTGTTCTGCATATTTGGAGCAATAAACATGAATGCAAATACTGgaagtgccttttttttttacaaacattaGCTGAACTGCGTCATCACATTATCTTTATTTGAGCAGCATTACAGAAGAGCAGAAGCTACATTCTAAcagctgttgtgttttctgctttCTTTTAGTATGGGTGGCATCCCTGCCAAAAACCACAAAGAAGAAAAGCTGCTCATTTTCCTGGGTATCATAGATATTCTACAATCCTATAGGTACTGATCTCCAagagctttttaaaaacatgtttgcatgtTATTTCTAACACTGCTCGTGTTGTTACTGGAAAATTTTGTAGACTTTTTAAAGCCATGTAAATCTGACTGTCTGATCAATTGTGAAAGGAAAATATCTCATGAgtagtgtttaaaaaaatgtgcacTGAGTATGACAACTTTGAATGATACTCACAGAACGTGTTTGTCCTACAGCATAGTGACGGATTATGACTGTTGGTTGATGAAATGAGCTACAAACCACTTTAACAAGACACTTTTTTGTCCTGGGAGCATAAGGGTTGAGTAACAGCAGAGGAAGCTGTTTAGCTTTCCAAAAATGTAAAAGCATCACATTCATCTTTGTTGGCTTGCGTGGTCAAGGCATCAAAGGCACGCGGAGTAAGTGAGAGGGGATTGGGTCAGGGAGAAAGGACGAGTGGAGTCAATTTGTCTCCATTTATCGTGTCAACATTATAGAACCTTAATGTACTTTTGATGTAATTCCTGCATCAGTGCTGAAAAATAATCTTAGTTTGTGTTGGGCCAAGAGGAAAGAAGGGAGACCCTCAGGTTTGATAAAGCATGAAGGGGAAGTTTACAGTAAGTGGATACATTTGAGATGaagctttttcttgttttgtttctacCCAGATTCATGAAAAAGTTGGAGCATTCATGGAAAGCCCTGGTGTACGATGGCGTAAGTTGATCCCTTGCTTGAATCCGATACTGCTCCTTTTATGACTgggtcttttattttgtcacatcCTTAATATCTTCTCTGGCTGTCCCCAGGACTCCGTCTCGGTGCATCGGCCCGGATTTTATGCCAGCCGCTTCCTAAAGTTCATGAGCACACGGGTCTTCATGAAGACTCAACGTAAGTCTGGAGATTGATCGTTGTTATCCCTTTTTGTTCCTTGAAATTAGCATGGTTGAGACAAAAATTTGAGGATTTAGCCATACTATTTACCATCACCGTGTGCTGTCAGAGAGAGCTGCCATGAAAAGATTTAATTCATGTCCTGCATGGGAAGCAGAATAATAATGGCTTTGGACCACTGTGTGAACACTGTGTGCTTCAGTCAGGATAATCTCCAGttgcttcagttttgttactcgCTTAATCAtttttccctctctttcacacTCATTTTCACCATGCAGCAATTCGATTTTCCCCTTCAAAGAGGACCCGCACTTCCATCCCCGCACTGAAGTCATCCTCCCAGGAGATCCTTTCATTGCAggcagatgagaggaacagCGAGGACAGAAGAGACAGGCTGGGGGGAGCTTGCAGTCTGGCCAGTCTGAACGGACAAGGTAAGCAAAATGGCAAGTTTTTTTAGGAAAGCCTCATCCTGACCCTGTCAATGCAACTCACTGCCATTTTCCTAAACATCCCCAtggatatataaataaattacattaatacaGCATTTTGCTTTTATGGTCAGACTACAGAGGCAGTCATTGAAGAGGTGAATTTCTGTGTCTATAGGACCTTTGTGATGATATATTTTAGCTGCTTGATATTCAGCCTCTCACTATTTCCCATGATTATAATCTAACCCAGAGGCATACAAATCATGAGCTCTTGACCTTTGTATTTGACATGCAGTATTAGATACAGCTGGTTGCAGGCATGAAGTGGAAAGAAGCCATTTTTACAACCCAGCACTCCCAAACCACTGTGTCCAGTTTTGCTGAAACATGCCATAAAGCAATTTGGATTACAATATTTCCGTTACTGATTCTCCTGCGCTGTGTTGTTACGAAATCAGTCTGAGAGGATAATCTGTTACTCTGTGAGGTTGAAGGAgacaaatataaatttaatcaaTATCAATTTATCAGTTAAAGTCAGATCCTCATGACTGACCTTATCTTGGTCATTATTCCCATTTGCATTTTGAGttgttattttgtcttatcCACAGTTGTAAGAATCTGTTTTGATCAGCTTTAAGAAACCATAGCATGTATGTAGGAGCAGTAATTTTAAGTTTACAATGAATAGTGAGAAGAAACTGTGTGGTCTTCATTTACAGCGGCAGTTTCATGATTGCTTTAGAAAAATAAACTaatgtttgaaatttaaaataaaaagtgatcattttttcttttattcatttcacaTGCATGGGAATTTCTTCTCCTCAGCTGTGTTTGGTTTGTACCAGCGTCCAGACCTGGTCCCAGCCAGCGTGTCCTTCTACGAGGGCTCCTCCATGGGAACCATTTCTAGCTCCTCCATGTTCGTCAGTGTGGACAACCGAACAGAGGAGAGGTAAAGCGcacttgtttgtcttttactttttctgattcctttcatttcaaaatgacacTTGGTGTTGATTTAGTGGTGGAATGTCCAGTTTATCAACTTGAAACAATTATACATGATTGGTGAGACTTCGAGAACAAGAAGGCAAGTTCATTTGCCacaccttacacacacacacacacacacacacacacacacacacacacacacacacacacacacacacacacacacacacacacacacacacacacacgtcattgCCACCTGTACTCTTAAATCACATGGTCTTATTAGTGAGACGCGTCATGGAACAGGTGACTCAGCTGTGTTGACAGCATGTGTCCAGTACATGTACAGTAAAATAGATTAACTTCCTACAGACATACAGGACACTTAGGAGGAGTAGTGTGATAGTGTATTAATCTCTcacatggcaaaaaaaatacataaactgTAAACAGATTGATTTATAGAACAGTAAAgttttgtcaaataaattaaGACCCTTTACAAGGTAATGTCTAATATTGAAAATTCTGATAAAAAGCAATGTTTTGTTCATTATTCTAAAATAAAGTCAGGCTTTACTACAGCTTATTCAACTTTTTCCCCCTGTATCATTTCCCTGTCACTAAAGGACAAGTTCATTTTTCTGGTTGCCAGTAGCGTCTCAActctttgtcttctgctctttgttttcCCACCTTACACCTCTCATCCTGCCcactagtgtcaggttcagttTGCTTTCCAAAGCTCCATTGTGTGTCTTGCCTGATCTTGTCCTCTCATCAGTCACCTGCTGCTGCACTGACATTGTTGTGTCAACtgtttcataaatatttaaactgcatCTTTCACACGGTCCTACTTAATGGCATTATGctgcagaaagacagaaaagaattCAAACGGTGTAGCGGTGACTGTGCAGCTGCTGACACTAATCCTGGTCAGCTGGTCTGCATGATCACTCCACCTGGATTTGACTTTGTGCACAAACAGTAAAGTCagtaaaatgtcataaaatggTAAAGACACATTCTTGAATTTACATAGGAGTCACCTGACACAATAAAACACCAGCAGCTCTCgagtcgccccctggtggctgaACTAGGATTGTAAAACAAAAGGAGCAGATTTTGCTTTCCTGCACATAAAAACACGCAGTCTCACAGTGCATGGTATTTCATTATTGATAAGTGTTGTTGCaccttttttgctttttatctactttatttgaattttcCCCTGCTAATATAAAATTACTCTTTGGAAGTTAACATGGATTTTTATTGTCTGCATTGACCTTTAAGGTCGTGTGGTGATGAATGAGATGTCAGTTATTCATTCATATCTGACATTATCTAATGGATGTATCAAACAATTCTGTTGCATAATGTCTTTTCTgggtttgtggttttttttaacaaatcgTTATGTAGCTCTTGAGACAGACGTCTCATCTTcacaaaaactgaaatcaaTACTTAATTAAGAAAGTTTGCAAAATTCAGGTCTCTCTTAAACTATATATGGGTATTTCTAAAAGCACTTTGGGAGAATCTCCACTCAGGTGTCCCATTTTGACTTCTTCATCCTGGTCACGTCTGGCCAATTTTGAGGGGACTTTGTTAATTTCCTGTGAGACATTTCTGAGACTATGACACTCGATATCAGACGAGTTTCCCTATCTTTCATGTAGTCAGTTTGTCTATTTTATGGCAGAGTGCCTGCATTagttttgtgatttgtttttggaAAGCTTTTTATAAAATCTATTTCAAAGCACTGTTTATACAGGTAATATGATACGGACTCTCTGGGCTGTTTATTACTTATGTTAAAATGAAGATATATTTTCCTGCTTCAGAGATGACATTGCATCCAGCTCCACATTTACCTTAGAAGACAGCGCGATCTGCCTCACTTCAGAGCAGAGCACCATGGATGTGGACATAGACCGAGATGATGGATCTGTCCTCGATGTCTACTTGGTGAGTTGAGTTCATTTCTTATCAGGTAACTCTCACATTGGAGTGATTTTCCTTTTAAGAAATTTGGGAATAGGTCTCTGTACTTATTTATGTCTGGCTTCTATATGAGCCTTAAGAATGTCAACTCTCTCTTCTCACTTACAGTAAAAAAGACAGATTTACAACCATCCTTTTCTCCTGCCAATCAAGACAATCTCCACACTCCATTTGATGGGTCGGACTGGCCTTGTAACTCTACTTCCAATGCTGCTAGTTGTACCATGTTGCCACTTGTATTGCCAAACCATAAAAAGATGGTGATTCTCCACTGGTTGATGGACTAAAAGAAGAAACCAACAGCGATGGATATCCCCAGGAACCACACATCATGTTAAATGATGAACATGAGGCTGACTGTTGCTTTTTAGAGCATGCGTAAATGCAGTGCTTTTAAgatttatatatgtatactgtttTCATGGGTCATACaaagatttaaacatttactgtatacaCACGAGGAGAGGGGAGATGCATTTCTTAAAACGTCTTTTTCTCCTGacaagaaaggaggaggagactgaAAGTCTGCAGCTGCATTAGTTTCTGATCGGTTTACAGTGAATTTATGGTGATGCCTTTGTCCGCAATGAATGCCACTAGGATGGTATCACACCAGAGACACAAGCCAGCTTGTAGCCACAGCCACTGCAGAAGAGGCAAGACATGAAGGATTCTAGAACTCTCAAAGCCAAACAGACTGTGACATGGTGAAGCAGCTACCTGATCCCAACAGGACTGTATCTGCCCCAACAGGAGCCTGAAGCCCTTGTGATGGGCTGctactaaatgaaaaaaaaaaaaaaaaagttactgtaTCTTGGATGAAGCACAGACAGGAGGGATGATGCATTCACTCTTGAAAAATGGCACTTTTGACATTAATTGCTGTAAGAAATTTTTCCTCTGAAGAAGTTGCCTCGGGATGCGGGCTACCTGACCTAAGGACAGATTTGGAATATgcacttttctctctttttactCTAGATGCACACCTCTGTAAGTCATTGATACTACATGTACAGATAGTGACGGAACACTGTTGATCATTTTTGATGTAGAGCTATTAGTTTTGTGAGGTTTGTGTCATGACTGAAATGCTTTTACTCAGGATATTCTTTGATACTAAGTGTGTCCTCTTCAAGCAGACATGGCATCCCACACTTGGAAGCTGTCCGGTACCTCTCCATCAAGACCATATCCAACTATATATGTTGAATTCCACAGTCAGACATTTGCAAAGAACATAATTTATGAAATATCAattagctgaaaaaaaaaggttaattgCTGAATGTAATGACAatgcatatttatatatagaaCATGCGTATAAATAAACTACTTAAATTCAATGTCTGGTTGAACCCGTTTGAAATACTTCATAACATATTTATGTGCCCTCGAATTCAGTGGTGTCACCAGAACAGTACGCTGCATGTGCTTCAGTtgataattttaatttacagaACATTGTCAAATTGCATTATATTTAGTGCAAATAACACTTTTGTTGTACAATTTAGAAATATACAAACTGTGTAGATTACtgacaaaatatcaaaatttaaaaaaaaaaagtattcttcAGCGGACATTGCTCATAGATCAGTGAAACAATTATCCAGATCCTTCCCAACCTCTGCTTCCCAAAACCTGACTGAATTTTAAACCATGCAGATCTAAATTGCAAAATTCCCAGCTTTTAATGACATCTAAAgtaatttgatttaaatctgAGGTAAGATGCTGTGAAATGCTGACTTTCTCCCCAGCTTAATTGCTGTGTTGATAAACGCACATCTGGTGGTTGTACAGGAAAGATGACAAGGGCCCATTGATGTCTAAGGCATTCTGGGGGTTGGGTATCAGTCAAAGGGCAGGAGGCCACTGCATTGTAGTGTGGTATATGAAATGTAATGTTCGAGTATAACAGAGAAGAGGGTACTGATATCTACTTAACAGTTTAGTTCTACTTCATCCTGTACAGTAAAAGCAGGACTATTTGACAAACCTGTGAATGTACATATTTCCCTCATCAGGGGCTGAAAGTAGTGAAAAACAACTTAGACTGTACAAAGTATACCCACTCACCCCTCAATCAAAGAGAGGAATCCTGATATCAGACACTACTGCTGGCCATATGCAAATATCTGTCAGAAACCACAAGCAACATGGAGGTTAAACACAGATACTGGCAACAGGCCGCTACTTAGCATCTATAGACCGTAGTCCGATTGATTATCAGCTCAACAGTGTCAAAATATCATCCGACAAGAGTTAATTAGACTTAGCAAATGCACTTGAGCTCTCGCTTCAGGTTTGTCTCGGCACACAGCTGTCATCAAATTCAAGTGTTCAACAGTCAATTCACATTTCTCCCTAACTAAaatcttcttctgttttctctttacAATACATTATGTCTCAGTAAGTAATTTTATAACAATCTAGAAATATAAAGATTTCAAAGCTTTAGGTTTTCACCTTCCCCTCCCTATCAGACTGCAAAGAGAGTGATGTGTAGAACAGGAGAAGGCAAGACCAGAAAGACCCTGTTCAACAACTCCTCAATGCGTTTCCCGtctgttcattttcatttctcatgGTAGTTATGTTAGCAGCAGCAAACAAGTTGCTGTAATACTAGTGATTAAAGCAAACCCAAAAATGTCAAGAAGTATGCAATGatgagaaatgtaaaaaaaagaaaaaatttacaaaaaaaagcaaataattaCTAACAATTCAAAAACCACTTACGACAAATCCTGAATTTACATACAAATGTACCCAATGACCACCAGATGATGTTAAATTATTCCAGTGTGGCTGGGATGACAACTACTGTC
Encoded proteins:
- the pip5k1bb gene encoding phosphatidylinositol 4-phosphate 5-kinase type-1 beta, producing MSATTENGMGGPWTTSREKTYKKTTSSALKGAIQLGIGYTVGNLTSKPDRDVLMQDFYVVESVFLPSEGSNLTPAHHYPDFRFKTYAPLAFRYFRDLFGIKPDDYLYSLVNEPLIELTNPGASGSLFYLTSDDEFIIKTVQHKEAKFLQRLLPGYYMNLNQNPRTLLPKFYGLYCIQSGGINIRLVVMNNVLPRSLKMHYKYDLKGSTYKRRASRKEREKACPTCKDLDFQDMHEEGLYFDTETYNNLMKTLQRDCRVLESFKIMDYSLLLGVHVLDQSQRDGGEPGQAGGDGRRPVGQRVLYSTAMESIQGDGKAAEALTTDDTMGGIPAKNHKEEKLLIFLGIIDILQSYRFMKKLEHSWKALVYDGDSVSVHRPGFYASRFLKFMSTRVFMKTQPIRFSPSKRTRTSIPALKSSSQEILSLQADERNSEDRRDRLGGACSLASLNGQAVFGLYQRPDLVPASVSFYEGSSMGTISSSSMFVSVDNRTEERDDIASSSTFTLEDSAICLTSEQSTMDVDIDRDDGSVLDVYL